Proteins encoded within one genomic window of Ferroacidibacillus organovorans:
- a CDS encoding PIG-L deacetylase family protein produces MKGKKILVCVAHPDDEVFCSGTILKLTDEGNDVFLVVGTQGEKGSHDPALSPLAIAEMRRKEMDLAAERLGIREVIQLGYQDGELQYANDLKETLFHLVRRIRPDLVLTFDPWKRYEIHSDHRTIGFSMIEAAHLGANCWYYRQQIAGDVVCHRSQELYLFNCDEPNYYVDITNVFERKCLATSAHRSQFGQAVDETRLRQIINQPHPDVQMTIEPFHKMWRSDLYL; encoded by the coding sequence ATGAAAGGGAAAAAGATACTCGTATGTGTGGCGCATCCAGATGATGAGGTGTTTTGTTCAGGCACGATTTTGAAGCTGACCGACGAGGGAAATGACGTGTTTCTTGTCGTCGGGACACAAGGGGAAAAAGGGAGTCACGATCCCGCGCTTTCACCGCTTGCGATCGCTGAGATGAGGCGCAAAGAGATGGATCTCGCCGCAGAGAGATTGGGGATTCGCGAAGTGATTCAGCTGGGGTATCAAGACGGGGAACTACAATATGCGAATGACTTGAAAGAGACGTTGTTCCATCTTGTTCGACGAATCAGGCCCGATCTTGTCCTAACCTTTGACCCTTGGAAGCGATATGAGATTCACTCGGACCACCGCACCATCGGGTTTTCCATGATTGAGGCGGCGCACCTAGGCGCGAACTGTTGGTACTACAGGCAGCAGATTGCAGGGGATGTGGTATGCCACCGCAGCCAAGAGCTCTATCTCTTCAACTGTGACGAGCCCAATTACTACGTGGATATCACAAACGTGTTTGAGCGAAAGTGTTTGGCTACAAGTGCCCATCGCAGCCAGTTCGGGCAGGCGGTTGATGAGACAAGGCTCAGGCAAATCATCAATCAGCCCCACCCGGATGTGCAGATGACGATTGAACCGTTTCACAAAATGTGGCGATCGGATCTGTATCTCTAG